One genomic segment of Novisyntrophococcus fermenticellae includes these proteins:
- a CDS encoding flavin reductase: protein MEFKEVDVKKMDKNPFSMIADEWMLITAEKEGKINTMTASWGGVGIMWGKTVATAYIRPQRCTKGFVDSSDYFTLTFFNGKQKKAMGYLGSVSGYDEPDKIEKTDLHVIEFDGHPSFEEAALVLVCRKLYAQEMKPESFMRPEEIKEWYSDKDFHTMYIGAIVKAYEAR from the coding sequence ATGGAATTTAAAGAAGTAGACGTCAAAAAGATGGATAAGAATCCATTTTCCATGATTGCTGATGAGTGGATGCTGATAACTGCGGAAAAAGAAGGTAAGATTAATACGATGACGGCTTCCTGGGGCGGTGTTGGAATTATGTGGGGAAAGACGGTGGCTACTGCATATATCAGACCGCAGAGATGTACAAAAGGATTTGTGGATTCATCGGATTACTTTACGCTGACTTTCTTTAATGGCAAACAGAAAAAAGCCATGGGATATCTTGGAAGTGTATCCGGATATGATGAGCCTGATAAAATCGAGAAGACAGATCTGCATGTGATTGAGTTTGACGGTCATCCCTCTTTCGAGGAAGCGGCACTTGTACTGGTATGCAGAAAGCTGTATGCACAGGAGATGAAACCGGAATCCTTTATGAGACCGGAAGAGATCAAAGAATGGTATTCGGATAAAGATTTTCATACGATGTATATCGGTGCAATCGTCAAAGCATATGAAGCAAGATAG